From a single Phalacrocorax aristotelis chromosome 1, bGulAri2.1, whole genome shotgun sequence genomic region:
- the WASHC3 gene encoding WASH complex subunit 3 isoform X2, with amino-acid sequence MDEDGLPIVGSGIDLTKVPAIQQKRTVAFLNQFVVHTVQFLNRFSTVCEEKLSALSLRIQQIETTLNILDAKLSSIPGLEDVKFEVSSANMNSVTNGPVAQATTDQQTAVSPQTGNNVPEEGLQKTEVVTENVRTVAKDPRYARYLKMVQVGVPVMAIRNKMISEGLNPDLLETPDAPVPAWGDDGNAEDSSDSESSFSD; translated from the exons ATGGACGAGGACGGGCTGCCCATAGTGGGCTCCGGCATCGACCTCACCAAG GTTCCTGCTATTCAGCAGAAGAGAACTGTAGCATTTCTAAACCAGTTTGTAGTTCACACCGTGCAGTTTCTCAACCGCTTTTCTACGGTTTGTGAAGAG AAATTGTCAGCGCTCTCCCTCCGTATCCAACAAATTGAAACAACACTCAATATTTTGGATGCAAAG TTATCCTCTATCCCTGGCCTAGAAGATGTCAAATTTGAAGTGTCCAGTGCAAATATGAATAGTGTTACAAATGGTCCTGTGGCACAAGCTACTACGGATCAGCAGACGGCTGTGTCACCTCAAACTGGA AACAACGTACCTGAAGAAGGGCTACAGAAAACGGAGGTAGTAACAGAAAATGTCAGAACTGTGGCCAAGGATCCAAGATATGCCAGATACCTCAAAATGGTACAAGTG GGTGTTCCTGTAATGGCAATACGAAACAAAATGATTTCTGAAGGGCTAAATCCAGATCTTCTTGA GACCCCAGATGCCCCTGTGCCTGCCTGGGGAGATGATGGGAATGCAGAAGACAGTTCTGATAGTGAATCTTCATTTAGTGACTAA
- the WASHC3 gene encoding WASH complex subunit 3 isoform X1 — protein sequence MDEDGLPIVGSGIDLTKVPAIQQKRTVAFLNQFVVHTVQFLNRFSTVCEEKLSALSLRIQQIETTLNILDAKLSSIPGLEDVKFEVSSANMNSVTNGPVAQATTDQQTAVSPQTGQNNVPEEGLQKTEVVTENVRTVAKDPRYARYLKMVQVGVPVMAIRNKMISEGLNPDLLETPDAPVPAWGDDGNAEDSSDSESSFSD from the exons ATGGACGAGGACGGGCTGCCCATAGTGGGCTCCGGCATCGACCTCACCAAG GTTCCTGCTATTCAGCAGAAGAGAACTGTAGCATTTCTAAACCAGTTTGTAGTTCACACCGTGCAGTTTCTCAACCGCTTTTCTACGGTTTGTGAAGAG AAATTGTCAGCGCTCTCCCTCCGTATCCAACAAATTGAAACAACACTCAATATTTTGGATGCAAAG TTATCCTCTATCCCTGGCCTAGAAGATGTCAAATTTGAAGTGTCCAGTGCAAATATGAATAGTGTTACAAATGGTCCTGTGGCACAAGCTACTACGGATCAGCAGACGGCTGTGTCACCTCAAACTGGA CAGAACAACGTACCTGAAGAAGGGCTACAGAAAACGGAGGTAGTAACAGAAAATGTCAGAACTGTGGCCAAGGATCCAAGATATGCCAGATACCTCAAAATGGTACAAGTG GGTGTTCCTGTAATGGCAATACGAAACAAAATGATTTCTGAAGGGCTAAATCCAGATCTTCTTGA GACCCCAGATGCCCCTGTGCCTGCCTGGGGAGATGATGGGAATGCAGAAGACAGTTCTGATAGTGAATCTTCATTTAGTGACTAA